A window of the Tenebrio molitor chromosome 1, icTenMoli1.1, whole genome shotgun sequence genome harbors these coding sequences:
- the LOC138129873 gene encoding dnaJ homolog subfamily B member 14-like produces the protein MEGNKDEADRCIKLAENYIKERNREKAEKFLHKAERLYPSQKAQDLLVQIQLMAEKKVETEQPRRRNAAPKVEEPKKAPEYTPEQLEAVKKINKCKDYYEILGVSKDATDSEIKKAYKKLALQFHPDKNKCPGAAEAFKAIGNAVAVLTDVEKRKHYDQFGPEDERLSARSYTNNYREFDADTTDEFFNMFFGGGFNGANVYVRRGGRWQRQNTGSQETHHTHHHREQNNYSAFVQLLPIILAIVLSMASSFFVSDPPYSLQANPKYPIGRSTANLRVPYYVKENFATEFQGSVRRLEMSVEEEYISNLRHACYREKNYRDSMIWKARNFGDRELFQTAQNIKMPACDKLQTLKNYG, from the exons ATGGAAGGTAATAAAGATGAGGCGGATCGGTGCATCAAACTCGCCGAAAATTACATCAAAGAACGCAATCGCGAAAAAGCCGAGAAGTTTCTCCACAAAGCCGAGCGTCTGTATCCTTCACAGAAAGCCCAAG ATCTCCTCGTTCAAATCCAACTGATGGCGGAAAAGAAAGTCGAGACGGAACAACCGCGGCGGCGGAACGCTGCCCCCAAAGTGGAGGAGCCGAAGAAGGCCCCCGAGTACACCCCCGAGCAGTTGGAGGCCGTCAAGAAGATCAACAAATGCAAGGACTACTATGAAATACTGGGGGTCAGCAAGGACGCGACCGACTCGGAGATCAAGAAAGCTTACAAGAAGCTGGCGCTGCAGTTTCACCCTGACAAGAACAAGTGCCCGGGGGCGGCGGAGGCTTTCAAGGCCATAG GTAACGCCGTGGCCGTGCTGACCGACGTCGAGAAGCGCAAGCACTACGACCAGTTCGGACCAGAAGACGAGAGACTGTCAGCGCGGTCTTACACCAACAACTATCGAGAGTTCGACGCCGACACCACCGACGAGTTCTTCAACATGTTCTTCGGCGGCGGCTTCAACGGCGCCAACGTGTATGTGAGACGCGGGGGCCGCTGGCAGAGACAAAACACCGGTTCGCAAGAGACCCACCACACCCACCACCACAGAGAA CAAAACAACTACTCCGCTTTCGTGCAGCTCCTCCCCATCATCCTGGCCATAGTCCTGTCGATGGCGTCCAGTTTCTTCGTGTCCGACCCCCCGTACAGCCTCCAGGCGAATCC GAAATACCCGATAGGCAGGAGCACAGCCAATCTCAGGGTGCCGTACTACGTGAAGGAGAACTTCGCCACCGAGTTCCAGGGGTCCGTCCGGCGGCTGGAGATGTCGGTCGAGGAGGAGTACATCTCGAATCTGCGACACGCCTGCTACCGGGAGAAAAACTATC GTGATTCGATGATCTGGAAGGCGAGGAACTTCGGGGACAGAGAACTGTTCCAGACCGCCCAAAATATCAAGATGCCGGCGTGCGATAAACTGCAGACGCTGAAGAACTACGGATAG